CAAAGCAAATTTGCAAGCAACTGTAAGTACAGAGAGGgatattgttaaaattgtatctaaaaattaaaaactcgtagagattaaaaaattttttttctagtaaatcATCTAACAGGTctcaatttttggaaaaatatacttacatttctttttaccCCGATTTTACGTTCTCCCGCTTCTTTCCCTTTTTAAACACTTGTTCGACAGAAAACGCGAAATCGGGATTCCactgtttatgaaataaaacgtaaattatttaaaaactactgagtgcacaaactttattcatactagatatttatattttataaccgtcgctgagcagccgacacaatttttggttttacgactactaaggatcaactacgtagccttgtcattttgaacccaatctagatgACAagagagctcctggatcaagtattgagagaaatttgccttcgtggagaactctTTGAGGGAAtcaactcgcatttgcgttatatgtaGAGGAAGACCccgagaacctcccactgttagcctgacagcaaggggactctaatccatgatccatctatGACAAATCCatggaatttgtatcgaccagctatcgccgggattcgaacccggtttacctcactAGAAAGCGAACTATCTTTTCCCTGAGCCATCGAGGCTGACACTAGAGACAGTCGAATTCAGGTTATGACATGCTCGATATGCCTGCCATCATCATTGTGGCGCAGACGAATATCGAAATTCTGACTGAAGTGTCGGAACATTGTTGCTGTCGATGACCTCCTGAAAGGCAATTATAAGCTCAGAAACTTTTTTGAGGTTATTTATGTACACATTGTCCTTAATGTAGCCCCACAAAAAGGAGTCACATGTGTTTAGATCCGGAGAATGTGTTGAACAAGTGAGTCCAGATGCCTCTGTGTGCCGTAGAGCCAGAATGCAGTCCCCAAAGTGCTCCTTCAGAACATCAAGCACTCCTTTGTCCGATGAGGTCGAGCTCCATTTTGCATGAACTGAATCTTGTTGAAATCAGGTTCACTTTGGATAAAGGGGATGAAATCATTTTCCAAAACTTTCGCGAATCGTTCAGTAGCCACCGTACTGTCAGAGAATATCGCACCGATTACTCCGTGACTGGACATTGCACACCACACAGTCACCCGTTTAGGGTGGAGAGATTTCTCGATCGCAGAACCCAGATTCTCAGCCATTTACCTTGACATTTTCACTCGCAAATGGCTGACAAGTAGCACACGCTTGCGCATACTGATTCCCATCACGCCTTGCGACCAACCACGAAGTTTGAACTTTATCACGTAAACCTTTCAGAAGTTATGATGATTTCAGTTCAATAATTGTCACCctaataaatgcaacaaaagttTGGTCTCTAATGTTATCAGTATAttatctttagaatttttttaaataccgaaaagaatttatattcaGATGGTTgtaaacttccttttttttattctttatgtcTTGTTTATGCGGCATTTTCCCACAACATTTAATGTGATTGTACACAATTTCAGCAAGTTAGCTACTTAAAACCAGCTCCCTATACAAGTGATTGCTTCAACTATTCCAAAGTGTGGTTACAGCGATCTGGAAAAGCGCCTCTCACCAAAAGAGTAacttttttgccttttaatctgtccaaaacttttataaagttTGATAATATAACAATACTCATTCTAATTGTTCATTCTATGTTcaatctaataatattttatatatttttacgattgttttttaagcaaattattgtatttattatatatgcTTCACTAGTAGTCGggtgaaaaacttttttgatacttagaatgaattaaatatttaggctTATTGCAATAAACGATTAATTAGGCTATATACATTAAGCTTTCACTAccctttacttattgtaaaCTACTTAAATCCAATTACATTAATTGGACAATAAATGCTATATTATCCTAAAGTTATGTGGACTCCACATTAAAGTGTTTCGCTAAAAAGTGTCCGgcagaaatgaaaaatactagACTTTTCCATTTCTGTGTATTATGAACTGAAactttataattcttataaaaataatgataaaaatttatgaaatatagaaaactttttctaattttctaaatttatcgcAAAAGaggaatttaaaagtatattcaaTGTTATGAATCTTTTGATTAAGAATTAgttaagaagtaatttttactcttttagtaattctaaaaaagggaaaattaatacGTAGAAAgcctaaaaaagtaattttcacttttttaggCTATCTATCTCACGCATCCACTAACCTGTACTTATTGCAATAGTTTGTGAaggataaattcaataattatattttcatgacAATaaccaaacaatatttttgattgatataTGCAAGAGACGAAAAGAAAATGAAGCGAGAAGGATCGAATTCTATTCAGAAATTTTCGCTTGTAAGAAACtaagcaattttgaaaatactaatattttttttaacattctgattattattttttattttcaaagttgtGCTCTGAAGAGTGTAGGCTTAACAAATCTTTGGAATATTTCGGATGTGTGAGCTCATACTTCGTAAAATATCCAAATATGGCGCCAATGTGTAGAGGtattactgattttatttatattttatttaattttttatttatctcctTTCATTGGGTTGTAATCCAagtaattatgttataaaatattgaaataaaacatccatcatatttgaaaaaaataagtttttaatgaagttcTCGCATTTAGATTATTCTATATCAGTTGCAAGTCATTCATGTCTAGAAATTTTGCTGTCTTAGAACTCgcactaaatttttatgacaTGAACAGAACGGtgatgtaattttgaattttcaattactaaagattaatttacttaaatgatGCAGTTTGCTGAAGTTTTGGGGATTGTTCATTAAGTTCTCTTCATCCTATCTGGAACagcaaattttgatttgaaaatttagaaaaagagcGAATTAGAAACTACGACTGTAAATCGTGAATTCTCAGAGAATACTTGAGATCTATGAAGCATTGTGGTTGATAACATTCAGAAGTAAAACATTTCTAGTGGTTTGAAATAATCAAACTGGACAGACTGCATCAGAAACGTTTAAAGAATCACCAAATTCgaatattgaaacttaaaaataaaagcaaattctaTACAAGGAAAGTATCTAAAGATTATTGAAATTGTCAATAAATCTAGGGAATGCGATTAGAAATTAAAGAtgcgatttattttattacaatgaatATAATGTTATACCCAGGGGGTGGGAATCGAGTTTTGGTGCCATTAGATTGAAAACATCCATCACGTCTATTTATTTTCGAGATAACTCCCTTCACAAAATTGTACCTCTTTCTCTTTCCGCTATTACAGTGTTATCTGTGAACCAAAAAGAGAAACATGTAAGTCAAATGAGAGCACTTTTTCTAAAGAATTGAAATCAGCAATAAAAAGTAAGGAATCCCCCACCCTATCCCTAAGCCGAAGATTGGGAGAGGATGAGTGTGGttgtatcttttaaatatttcacacttaaatttttagatttttgatcgTATTCCTGAAGTTATTTATCAGTTTCCATACTTTTCGGATATAGATAGAATAGCGTGTtgattattctaaatttcaagtTTACTAATAATGATTAATGTCATTTAGAAATTCGTGCGAAAGAATTCGAAGAATGTGCCCACTTTTGTCACCAAGCCTGTTTGTAAgtggaactttttttaaaattaatattgaaaagctctttatttgagaaatttcaaatcaattcaTTTGATTCTTGTGTTTCAGTCGAGAAGATATTTCTGTCGACGTCCAAGAACATCCTTTTGCAAAATCGAAGGTAATGAGCAAAATTGAACTCTTTTTCTGTCAATTGGCTTAAATACTACGAAGTAATTTTCAGATGATCCCCCCCCCTTCGCCCGTTAAGCAGATGAAATGATTTTGTCCGCATTTTTCGGATATCGCTTAACTGACAAGTCTGTCGCTGATTGACTTGTATCTAATAATATGCAAGTAATATGCTTTCTCTCTGcccctaaaaattttaaaacgttccAGTTGTGTGTCTGCTGTATGTAGCGTTTCTCGTGTGTAATAAATCATATGTTTACTGTATGTCGCGTGTACCATTCCAGACCTATACAACCGCAACAGCGAACTGCATTGATCTTATAGTATTGAACAATACTGTTCCATTGAGTAGATAGGCTATGGATGTATGCagaattcaaaatagttttttataaattgtgaaagtgtaacagtttttctttcttaaaaataacttttttcttttattgtccTGCATGTGATGCTCCTCTAACAATTAATCCAGAATAACAtctattataaacttaatatgatccaaaaagttaaattatcgGCCACACGTGGTTTTCATTTTGCATCGACTTTTTTAAGTTACTTCAAAACGTGTGGGAAGTAAAGTAAAACAATCGGTCAGCGAAGACATTTAAAACGATTATTCGctaaaaagttcaaataatgaacattttattaaatttcgttattccaaaaaagtataaaatcaaataaaaattaaattttaaagtacacatattacataaaaagaaattataaatgtagAAACATATTTACGAACCTTCTTTGTCCAAGTTTCACTGTATTGATATTATATCACAAGACCtttaattgtttacttttatatgCAGCTTGGAATTGCTAAAGAGGACGAGtgagtaaaacattttttttttaaattttattaaatgcaaattaaaaaaatggatccATTTTGTTTGCCcggcttattttttaatttccatactcatctttaaaatatttatgccacaaattttaatttatttcatttgaaaaagttGATTTTGATGATCAATGTTTAgagatattgtttaaaactttatgtaagcaaatgattttctaaagtgaaataaaaattatatagatcGCATATTAGCAGTTAAGATAcgtaaaaaaacatgttataaaATTGTGACGATTTATtatagagaaaagaaaaacggaaaataaaaaacCCAGTTTCATTGCCAGAAAAATAGGCGGCGATCATCAGAAAATGTCTTCCCACAATTAGACTAATAGTGAGATTTTTATACCCCCTTCAATAGTAGTGATTCGTCAGATTTTGGTTAcgtattgctttttttttcgttgaaatgTTAGTTTGTGGCCCCCAgtgtgcaaataatttttattttcatttacaaagaatgaaaaatacatattgtCATTACAGAGCACCGCATGTATCCTTTAAAGGAATGaagaatttttgagaaatagaaTCAAATTTTACAGCAACTGttgcaaatttaagaaaacaaccGTTATCCCTGTCAAGAGAGCCACGCTAAATAGATGTCACGCCACAGCACGAACTCTTGACGCTTTTTTCTTGCCTTCTTAAATTGTGTGaaatgaggggaaaaaattatataatcaattaataagtagtaacagttaataaaaatgatatctaaaaatCGTAACAAATTCTTGCTGTTCGAATTTAAGGAAACtaatgaaagaatataaaatctGTTTCTTACAGTCGATTTTCTTAAACagcgaaacaaaagtaaaaattctttattcagcatttgatttgttaagaacATGTCAGTACAAGACGCGCCATTCAGCGAGACGAGTGCCAGCATTTTCAGTTATCCAATCAAATTTAATGCTCTTGCAacctcatgtttttttttcaagaacgaatgttctccttatttatcgaaatatgtctCCAAATCTAGGATTCCAGTAAGACTATGAAACGATagccttttttaataattcaatgatatatatcgtaaaagatATCACGGATTAAATTTCTGTCTAACGTGTTAAACTTTAAAGGCTTTTATATTACTTTGAGAGCCTATTTGTATTatttgataacgaaataaaagaGAACTATATGCAGTCGCGGATGATGACTTGAATATTATACagcaatggtcttttcttaactcGTAACGGAGTATAGTATATTGCGTGATgaatagaatataaatataaagacatcttttaaaaatgtttcgaacACATAGTGACCATTTTGATAcatcatttttctttccttttcctttcttctgaaaacttatttttgttaatatattttttttgtactgtcatcctttaaaaatttaatcaacttCTGGGTATGTAACCACAGAGCTTACGTACCTTGAACTTTTCGCAAGGCAAAAGGCCCAGAACAAACAAAAGTGGCTGCTTCCTCCTATTCACTACTGGTATAAAGCAAAAAGACCAGAACTCTCTATCTTTTCCTGGTGACAGGCAGACCAACACTTGCTTATCCTGACTGGCCAGTGGACACCTGAAAAGTCTCACATTTTCAGCTAATCAAAAGATCCttcctctttgccctaaatgccaactaaaccaggcatcacctgagcaTATCTTGAACTGTTTAGGGCTGGACTGGAGCGACATTCATTCCTCTCCCCTTTTAGTTTCGGACTTCATAAATGTCAACGGATTTATTGATCTGGTCTGACGGAGTCAGACCAGATGAATAAATCCGTTGTAACAATTAgcaacaacaataacaacaaaaatttaaaattacgattCCATGAATGTTAGTAGGTAACCTAgagttttaactatttttatctataataatttcttgtttaattttgattattttgatttctagaTGCAGgtcattgattattttttcgttCAATAGAATGGAAGTTCTCGAATACagatattctgaaaaatatcaggtgatttaaaattatttcatgtaatcattcatgaaatattttgtatctaTATACTAAGATAATCAAAGCAGCAGCATAAATGACGTGTGCATAGTATTacaattgtttctttaaatcaCTTCACTTGtcgatatttaaaatgaaagttttgatCCAGCTTTGACgtgcatgaaataaaaatagctaaatttgCAATagcaaatgaatgaaattttgacGCAGTTGTGCTATTTACGTAAAAAATGACCTAGTGACAAACAAATTGCGCTATCCAAGGGGCGTGCTTGCAAGTTCAACAGCGAATTTTGTCTGTGAACTGTGATTTCGTTCAATTGTGATGGCTAAAACGAAAATCAATGTGTCAAGCTTAAAAATCactgacaaattttaaaaatccgaaTAGTTAAAAGCAACTGTGCCGTGAATAGCTGAAATCCGATAGAAATGATGACGTTTATGATTATGTTTTGTACCGTCCATACTCATCCCgtagaccagtgtttcccaaagtgtggtacgcgtacccctgGGATACGgaaacagtttagcgggggtgcGCGTTcctatgcgaaatatcttgcaacagcaaaaatttcaaaaaatttcatttgaaaacaaaGTCAGTTATGAGCTAGCTAtctacgattacgtatttttctattgactattttttgcagagtcaataattagtggtgtcaacgttgtgatttttaacttatgtgcaattttttttatcgcagCAGCTGCTTtcacagcaaaaaaaatatcatccttctcactgatgcaaataaacttattaacaaaacttattaccaaaaaagaaaaataaatatgtttttaaaaaaaataaattcatttttttattagtggtacacagcggtacgaaaaatttagaaagggtacttAAAAATCATAAGTTTGAGAAACGCTGCCGTAGACTGTCTGTTGCTATGGCATCAAGAAAAGACTGATTTCAAAGGAGCTTTAGATACTTCTCTTGCCTACACAAATCAAAACATGTGCTAAATCCacaatcttttcttaaaattatttaacctcGGAATAATCTAAAGTGCTTTAaaccagtgttccccaacccctggtccacggaccggtaccggtccgtggatcaaatggtaccgggccgcccatttcattgaaactgaatttaaatccCTAGGTTTGTAccacaaattgaaaatatctgtgttccattaaaattttatttatttaaatataagggGTCCCCGAAGGTAgtggcataaattttttaatgtttgtaatgtatcattgtctGCTATTACCCCCAGCTGGAACCGTCTCAAGCAAAGAAaaagctcagggttctcattgatttaacgttctagtaagttaaaatgttaaatcactttatatttattttttggtgtaactgtatttcattttgaaggcatgtttaaaatacaattaaattaaaattaataaatcaaaataatctaaaatataaacaatcaacgccCCCCCCCAGTGGGCCGCAGTAAAATTATCgaacgttgacaggtccgcggtgataaaaaggttggggaacactgctttAAACGACTGGTGAGTTATTTAGTCAGACGCACGAGaggataaacttttttatacgAATAAAAAGTGCTTCATCCTATGGCGGCTTTGTAGAGAGTGTGTTTATAATGATGACATTTCAACCTGGGAATTGTCAGTACATTTCAGATGTTAactgaagaataatttttgagctGAAGACTCGCTATTTAGGTTTAGAAAATATCACCTTTGCGCTTTTAACAATGTGTATCTAATGCATTTCTTATCATTACAGAGTGTGTCTCTATTTTCGTACATCGGAGGATATTTAGGACTTTGGCTGGGGATCTCTTTAGTGGCTATTTGTGATGTCATTGAAACCGCCATTTTGATTGGTCAATGGATTTTTCAGAAAGTACATCAGGCGGACAATAGAATTCATCAAAAAGGATCCTTCCAAATCAAAAGCGGAGGAAGAGAATTTtggattatttaatttcaagacgaataaaaatatttagtgaatggtatttacagtataatattttcattttttcaatagtaattatgaaaattagtttcaaaacagaaaataaatgttcaatttGAGAATACTAGGAAATATGTGTttctttatttgcattttaccTCGAACCAGAATTCACAACAGttctaaagaaattaaagtttttgttttaactctTTGATGCTAAGTATACACTTAGTTTTCAATTCAATACTAGTAGGAATGGATTGCTATTGTACAGTCATaatatagagaaaatattttaataagaaaaacacactgaaacaatttataaaatattactttgatcATTCAACAAAAGCTTACTGAAAGTGACTTGAAAAGaagcaaaacaaatatatttaaagttcttcggaattaaaattacatacgaAGCTATAAAAGAcaaagtaaatgtaaaaaaaggcCGAGATAGTCTGGTCGGTAGGCCGCTGGGCCCAAGTCCGAGatttcgtgggttcgaaccccgccggtcgaagactcctcgtgtagtaaagtgactgatgcacgtaaaatctgtcgagtcgcaaaagtcctccatgttccgataacaaatcaatatctttgggggtactggattggagatcgatcgttctctgattcaggtcaaaattacgatctatggatgaatgaatggatgtatgaaaaGGTCtgtcctataaacgggtgcgacgtatggtgtggcagaagtcgaattcttggccgtagatggcgccactgtaaaataagaaacactctgccttaaatctgctcggtttcaccaagcaggcttgcccgtgtggcaagtggcattagaaccaacctaCCAaccaaatgttaaaattaaaaattcatacattttctaCGACATCTAAAGGTGCGAGAAATgttagattatattttaattaaaaaaatattggaatattAAGTGATACTTTAATGAAGTTTTGTTCTAACCTGCATTAGGACATTTAACGTtgtataattcaaaatgaagtaaaaacttgttcacttaacatttaaaaaagttttggccatttaaataaataataaaaaattataaactatcaCTTATGTCTCGGTTGAGACGTTTCGTgtcttgaacttttttttcagagcCTTTactctatttaaactttatgcaTGGACTTGATCTAGTTTATACAAACAAGATTACAGTTTAGATTTAAGAGGACAACAAAAacgtattaaaagaaatttcctgctatttcttaaacaaatattttactttcaaagaTTGGTATGAGTAGATATAGAGCAAGGCGACACTCGGGATCAAACTTTCATTGATGATATCCCTCATTCtttgtaaaaaggaaattttttcattttagatggTGGGGAAAATGACTAGCTTGGAATTCTCGTTCGAGATGGTGGTTAAAGATTGGACACTTCGTTAcaaaaagaatttctaaatataatgtATAGGCTAAAATGCAATGAGTACAacgattagtttttttttaactataatattacCCTATTTCTTTTGTAGTTGAATTAAGcgtttcttctcattttttatttactcagtGTATGgttagaattattaattgccGTTAATGAgatacctgtaagtg
This window of the Parasteatoda tepidariorum isolate YZ-2023 chromosome 4, CAS_Ptep_4.0, whole genome shotgun sequence genome carries:
- the LOC107450005 gene encoding FMRFamide-activated amiloride-sensitive sodium channel, with the protein product MAPMCREIRAKEFEECAHFCHQACFREDISVDVQEHPFAKSKLGIAKEDECRSLIIFSFNRMEVLEYRYSEKYQSVSLFSYIGGYLGLWLGISLVAICDVIETAILIGQWIFQKVHQADNRIHQKGSFQIKSGGREFWII